The stretch of DNA GTCGACTGCTCCAGCAGCAACCTCGACAGGCTGGCCTTCAGCATCGCCATCGGTGAGGCGGGGTCTTCGGGGTTCACGGCGGACAAGACTGCGCGGCGCGAGCGCTCCGTCTCGCGCACGAGGCGGCTGAGGAGGGACCGCTCGTCATTGACGTCGAGCGCGGCGAGGGCCGCCGAAAGCTGCTTCTGGCGATCCTCGTCGGCACCCTTCAGCTCCTCGCGCAGGCTCTTGAGGAAGCGCGCCACAGCGCCGTCATCCGCGAGTGGATCAAGCGCCCGCACCAGCTCGGCGTGGCCCTCGCCCATGACCATGCGGAGCTGCCCTTCGAGTACCTTCACGAGGCCGGTGCTATCCGTGGGTGAGAGCTTCTTGAAGAGCGGGCTGGTCTCGCCCACCTGCTTCGCCAGTGTCTCGGCGAGCACGCTGCCCTGAGAGCCAAGGAACTTCTGGAGCTGCTGGGCCAGGACACCCTGGTCGTCGACGAACGCCGACAGGCGCTGTGTGACCTGGCCATCCTGTGGGTCGAAGAAGCGCGTGAGCACCGCCCCGATCGTCTGCTGTTGCTGCTCGACGTAGACCTTGAGCTGCTTGTCGATATCGCCGAGGAGGGCCGCCCCCACGTCCTTCAGCTTCGACTCTTGGGCAGCCTGGTGAGCGTTGGAGAGCGCACGGAGGCCGATGGCCCACGCGTCGTGCGCGAGCTGGTCGCGCGCGGGCTCGTCGAGATCGCCGAACAGGGCGATGCTGTCCGGACGGCGATCGCGCAGGTCGAGGGCCACCTCCTCGGTGGCGAATAGAACGGAGACAGAGAGGGGCTCAAGGCGATTGCTGTTCTTCATAATGCCGGGCCCATTGCAGCCGGCGGGCCAAGTGGCTGGAACCCGTCCCGCGCGGTCAGGATCGGGTGTTTTTCAGGGATTCGGGCTCGCAGCGGTGACAAGTAATCTTGTTGTATCGCAAGTGTTCTTGTACATTCCGCAGGTGCGCAACGTCCTCGTCGCCTGGCTCGGCAAGACCGACCTCCGAGCGCCCACCGAGAGTGAGTCGGTGGGCCAGGGGCCGATCGCGCAAGCGCTCACCAGCAGAGACTTCGATGAGGCCCTCCTCCTCTCGGACTATGAGGACAGCCTCGTCCAGCCCTACCTCAAGTGGCTCAAGGGCCGCACGAGGACGCGCATCGAGATGCTGCCGCACAAGCTCTCGGGCCCGACCAACTTCGGCGAGATCTACGAGGCCGCCGTGCGCGGCGTGGAGCACGCCCTCGGCAAGACCAAGGACGTGCAGCTCTCCTTTCACCTGTCGCCCGGCACGCCCGCGATGGCGGCGGTTTGGATCATCCTCGGCAAGACCCGCTTCCCTGCCGAGCTCATCGAGTCGTCGCGAGAACATGGTGTCCGCACCGCCTCGGTGCCCTTCGACCTTTCGGCCGAGTTCCTGCCCGATCTGCTCCGAGAGCAGGACGAGCGCCTGAAACAAGTAGCCGCCGGCGCGCCGCCCGAGGCGCCCGGAGTTCGCGGACATCGTCCACAAGAGCCGCGTGATGAGTCGGCTCATCGAGCGCACCCGCCGCGTGGCTGTCCGCAGCGTGCCGGTGCTCATCGAGGGCGAGTCGGGCACCGGAAAGGAGCTGCTCGCCCGAGCCATCCACCGGGCCAGCCCCCGCCGCGACAGGGCGTTCGTCGCCGTCAACTGTGGCGCCATTCCCCCCGAGCTGGTCGAGTCGGAGCTCTTCGGCCACGAGAAGGGCGCCTTCACCGGCGCGGGGTCCACCGCCGCCGGGCAGTTCGAGCAGGCCGACGGCGGCACCCTCTTCCTCGACGAGGTGGGCGAGCTGCCTGGAGCGGCCCAGGTAAAGCTGCTGAGAGCCGTTCAGGAGGGCGAGATCGTGCCCCTCGGCGAGAGCAAGCCCGTGAAGGTCGACGTGCGCATCGTCGCCGCCACCAACCGCACGCTGACCGAGGAGATCGCCTCGGGTCGCTTCCGGGAAGATCTCTTCTACCGGCTAGCTGTGGCCGTCTTGAAAATCCCCCCACTCCGCGAGCGCCAGGGCGACATGGGCATGCTCATCGACCACCTGCTCGTCCAGGTGAACCGCGAGGCCCAGAGCGAGCCCGGCTTCAAGGAGAAGAAGCTTTCCTCTGGCGCAAGAAATCTTCTTCTGGCGCACCCATGGCCGGGCAACGTGCGCGAGCTGGGCAATACCCTGCGCCGCGCCGCCATTTGGAGCGAGGGGGCCTCCATCTCGTCGGAGGACGTGCGCGAAGCCTTGCTTCCCGTGGCCACCAATACGCGACGGGACGTGCTCGGTCGGCCCCTTGGCGGAGGCTTCGACTTGCGAGACTTGTTGAAAGAAGTCGCGCAACATTACCTCGTGCGCGCGATGGATGAGGCGAAGGGCAACAAGACGAAGGCGACGGAGCTGGTGGGCCTGCCGAGCTACCAGACGTTGACGAACTGGCTGAAGAGCTACGAGGTGCAGGGCTGATGGCACGAACCTTGAAGATGGCCTCGGCATGCCCCAACGCACTCCAGGAGGAGGTCCCGCACATGAAGTCCCAGAACTTCGAGTTCCTGCGGGCGAAGCGCGCGGTGCTCGCGGACCTCGCGGGCTTTCGCCGAGCGCTACGCCCACGAGGACCCCGCGAGCTCGCTCATCAAGCAGCGCAGCTTCGTCGAGCACGTCGTCGCGGCCATCTACGAGAGCTACCGCCTACGGCCGCCGTACTCCGACAACCTGAACGACCTGATGAACGAGACCGCCTTCCGGCAGGCGGTGCCCGAGGTCGTGCAGAACAAGCTCCACGCCGTGCGCAAGGCCGGCAACCACGCCGCGCACCCACGGCGCCCCATCACCAGCCAGCTCTCGCTCGAGTGCTTGACGCAGCTCTTCGACATCGCGCGCTGGTTCCTCGTCCAGGTCGACCGGCGGCGAACTCGACGCGGCCCCGAACGTACGTGCCTCCGCCCCCCGTGCCGAACAGCGGCGCGAAGACGAAGGACGCTCTCGAGAAGCTGCGGCTCGCCGAGGCGAAGTACGAGGCAGTGCTCAAGCAGCTCGACGAAGAGACCCGAAGGCGGCTCGAGGCGGAGCGCACCGCAACAGAGGCCACGCGACCGAGCAAGAGAACGCCGGAAGGACCAGGGCTCCAGGAGGTCGCCAGGTCGCTCCTCAGTTCAACGAGGCACACCACCCGTCGCCGCCTCATCGACCAAGCCCTGCTCGCCGCCGGATGGAACGTCGGCATCGATGGCAAGAATACCGAGCAGGTGAAGCAGGAGCTGAAGCTCGCGGGCCTCCCGACGCCGAGCGGCGATGGCTTCGCCGACTACGTGCTCTACGGCGACGACGGCAAGCCGCTCGGGGTCATCGAGGCGAAGAAGACCGCGAAGGATGCGCGCGCAGGAGGCGAGCAGGCGCGCCAGTACGCCGACGGCTCGAGAAGGCGACCGGCGTGCGCCCCGTTGTCTTCTTCACGAACGGTATCGACGTGTTCCTGTGGGACGACGCGCAGAAATACCCGTACCGGAAGGTCTACGGCTTCTACTCGAAGGACAGCCTCGAGTACCTCGTCCACCAGCGCGTCGGCAAGAAGGCGCTCGCCCACATCGAGCCGAACCTCGCGATCGCCAACCGCATGTACCAGCTCGAGGCGGTCAAGCGCGTCACCGAGCGCTTCGAGAGCAAGTTCCGCAAAGCCCTCGTGGTGCAGGCCACCGGCACGGGCAAGACCCGCGTCGCCATCTCGCTCTGCGACGTGCTGATGCGCGCGGGCTGGGTCAAGCGCATCCTCTTCCTCTGCGACCGCAAGGAGCTGCGCCGCCAGGCCGACCGCGTCT from Sandaracinaceae bacterium encodes:
- a CDS encoding DUF4145 domain-containing protein produces the protein MKQRSFVEHVVAAIYESYRLRPPYSDNLNDLMNETAFRQAVPEVVQNKLHAVRKAGNHAAHPRRPITSQLSLECLTQLFDIARWFLVQVDRRRTRRGPERTCLRPPCRTAARRRRTLSRSCGSPRRSTRQCSSSSTKRPEGGSRRSAPQQRPRDRARERRKDQGSRRSPGRSSVQRGTPPVAASSTKPCSPPDGTSASMARIPSR
- a CDS encoding DEAD/DEAH box helicase family protein, producing MRPVVFFTNGIDVFLWDDAQKYPYRKVYGFYSKDSLEYLVHQRVGKKALAHIEPNLAIANRMYQLEAVKRVTERFESKFRKALVVQATGTGKTRVAISLCDVLMRAGWVKRILFLCDRKELRRQADRVFKEFLPGEPRVVVGAATANDRDKRIYLATYPAMMKCYEDFDVGFFDLIIADESHRSIYKKFRSLFQYFDALEVGLTATPVKFIERNTYELFACENGDPTSAFDFQQAIESKPPTSCRSG